GGTCCTGTTTCATGATGACTCTTTAAATGTATCGTATTGCATTCCATAGTGTTATCACATGCTGATTGCTCGTTATTGAATAGTAATATTGAATATAAAAGTTGCTTTTACACTCTCTTTTCCTGTAGGAGTATATACCAAAGCTTGTTTTATGCTATACTGCTCTCCTTGTTTGCAATGTCCTGGATATTGTCCTATTTTAAATGACAGCGTCGATAAATTAAATTCAGAGAAGACCATAGCACTATTCCCCCATGAGCATATATCTCCTTTGGTATCAAACCAATGTCCAGGAGCGTTAGCTGTGGATTGTTGGCTAAGACTTCCATCGCTGTTAATCCCATTGAAAATAATATTTTTATTGAAAGCATTATTTAATTCTTGTTTCGTCAATGCTAAAGCATTACAAAGTTTATTCGCATCTATTTCAACTGTTTTTCCTGAATATTCTGTTGCACTAACAGGGAAAGTGATATTGTATGTTAGAGTAATATCTTGTGGTTCAGCAGAGGGATCAATAATAACTTGTCCATATACACTTGTTCCGCTAAATTTCACTTTATATGGCCATTGTTCATCATTACTATCGTCATCATCCCAAGCATGCCGCCAATGGCTGGTGGGCGCCCCGCTTACAACAAAATAGAGTTTATCAACATTGGCTGGGCTATTGAACACGGCCGTTCCTGTTTTGCTTGAAAATATGTCACTGTAGACACAGCTTCCGTCCTTTAAACAGGCTACAAAGCCATATCTCCAACCAGCTTTATCTAAATTTTTACTGCGATAGCCTGTGGATCCGGCTATCCCTTCAAAACTAGCTGTTATTGCACTTGCTTCGCTCGGGCTGTTTAAAGAGATAACATTATATCCATAGTTTTCTATACATTGAGTAGGTGCGATTGCAAAGTATCCGTCATTTGTTGCTATTAACTCACACTGACTACGCCCTCTATAGTTTTTGCCATATTCGCGTATATTGTCAATATCCCAGTTTACCAATTTGCGAGCAGCATCAAATATCTCATTATTAAATTCACTTTGGTTAATGCCTGTTATTCTTTTATATGTTTCAATAGGATCTTCCGGTTTTTGCGCCATACGCCATAGTTTTCCTATAAAATCGATACCATGCTTACTGCACCAGTAATCATGAATGAAATAATTGGAGTAGCGAGGTGCCTCATGCAGGATATGCTTGTAATGGTTACCTAAATATTGGTTAAAGTAATAACTGCTAAATTGCTCTTCAGGATACAGCTTATAAGCTTGCCATTGTGCGCATTGTTCCCAAAAACCATTACCTCCTTCTCCATTATTGCCAAAACCATATCGATAGCCTGGATTACCGGTTTTGTTGTCGCAATATACTTGATATTGAAAACAATGTCCCACTTCATGCGCTATTGTTGAACCAACGGGTTGGCATGTACTAGGGTTAACCCATAATGCTCCGATAACATCATCATAGCCGGAACCTGTAGCAAGCCACTCTGTTTGATATTTTAAAAATATCATCATTCGATATTTGTCTGTATTAGATTGACCGGGGATTACAAATTTTAGTTTGTTTACATTCTCATCATAGAATAACTCTGCTTTTTTTAATAAATCTTCTATGTCTACGCGCATGTTCGTTTCATTTATACTAGACGGATCTGTACCAAATCCTTTTTCCCAAAAGACAATCCAGTTTGTTGAGGATTTGGATCTTTCCCAACACCATGTACTTGTACTTTTTGTAAAATCATTATTGATCAGTTCTTTAGGAATGTAGACTTCTTTGCCTTTAATGTCGGTGGGATTCTCTACTTCAGTTTCAGACCCTTCTTTGAATGAGGCCTCTTTACTGCAACTAATTAAACTCACTAGTAAGCATACGGCGAAGTAAATTATTACGTTTTTTTTCATAAGAATAAAATTAAACTAATCATTTTATAGAATAGACTTGTAAGGGATTAATCGCTTTAATTTAATAAAAGGGTAGTCAGGCAAAATGACTCTAACTACCCTTCTTTATATCTGTAAAGGAGATCTTTACTCTAGTGTAGCTGTTATAATAAAGCGGAAGAAATTATTTTCATTCTCTGTATTTCTATAACCGATACTAATTGTATATTTGCTTCCTGCTGCAAGTCCTGGTGCTCTGCCGACATACAGCATCTCATCTCCATTTTTTGTATTTGCATAGAATGCAAAATTGTTGCCTCCCCAATTACATACAGCCCCTTGATTGTCCATCCAATACCCCGGAGATTCTGCCGTATAACTACTTGTAGTGTCCCATGCCGCACTGACCGGATCTACTACATACATATGAATAACTCCATTGGTTGCTTCTCCTGTATCTCCATTATAATCCAAGTTGGCTAAGAAATCTGCAACACTTAGTCCCATGCAAGTTTGAATGGTTTCTGCGTATTGGTTAAAATCAATGCCAAAAGAGGCATAATCACCATCAGGAATACTAATATTAGTTAGGATGATAGATGGGTCTGTAATGGATATGTTGAATGTGAAACGAACATATTCATCGTAGTTATTACCATTTATGGCAAAACCAACATTTAAACTGGCTAAACTTCCTACTGTAGCTGTTTCATAGGCATTAATATTAAGTGTTTTGTTTTCAGTATTTATATCGAGGCTAACCAATAGACTCGGATCATTTTCTTGGCAGATACCTCCAGCCGAATTATAATACCACCCGGTCGTACCTTTTGTCATACTTGTTTTGTTCCAGCTGTTTTTACTGGGAGTGATATTATAAAACACAACACTTCCGTTTTTTAAACCACTTATTACTTGCTCCACTGTCATGCCCATGTTTTCTTGGAATTTTTCGGCATAATCAGTTAGCTTTATGGTTTGAGTTTCAAAATGTCCTACGGGAAATTCAATCTCATTTGTGATAGTAGCATTACTATTTATCTTCAAATAAGGATTTTCATTTTCACTATAAACATGTTTACTTGTTGCATCTTCAATGCTATCTGTACAGGCAATAAAAGGCGAAAATAGACATCCTATTAAAGCGTATATTATACTTTTTTTCATATTAATTCGTTTTTATCAGATTTGTTTATTGAGCACTAGCACCGTAACCTGGATTTTGTATAAGCTTCATATTCCCATCCATAAAAGCTTTGGGAATTGGAAATATATCACAATGATTATCTGTTATATCAGTTTTTGCTTTTTTGCAAAACCATGATTTTCCATTATATACATTTTGGTTTTTATTCTTAATGCGAAATCGTACCAGATCTTGACGGCGGTGATGCTCGGCTACAAATTCCCAAGCTAAATCATCTAGCAAACCTCCTAATTCGATATCCTGACCTCCTTCTTCTTTTATTTCCCATTTATCAGTTTCACCCATTTTTCCTTGATTTTCGCGATACCCATATGTATATACGCTACCTCCTTTTAATTCTTCGACTGTACGTTTTGCTTTTGAAGGGTTATTTTTAAAAGCTCGTTGTCGAACTTGAGTTACAAGGTTGGCAGCATCCTGTTCTGTTTCGCCTTTATATCCTCCTAAACGTAGTAAACACTCTGCCTTTATCATGTAGGCATCAGCTAGGCGGAAGAAAGGAATATCATCATAAGAAGTACCAAAGTCGCCTGATAGTATTTCATATTTTATTAAGCGTCCTCCTTCAAAAGGATAACATCCGGGGTTGTCAATACTGTGTATTTCTTTTGTATAAATCAGTGGTTCGCTATCTACCATAATTGCTGCTCCACTTTGATCATATTGCTGTCCTAAAGTCCAACAAGAAGTATAGCGGCTGTCTTCTTCGTCGTAAGTGTTTAAAAATTGAGGTAGTACTGTACTTCCTCCTGTAGCCCAACCATTGAAGTTCCATACAGCTCTACCGGCTGTGTGTATCCACTTATTAGCATAATAGTTGCCACTAGCATACTTTTCAGCAAAAGGAATACCAAATATAATTTCTGTACATTTGGATATATCTTCTTTAAAGCAATCGGAATAATTAGCTGCTAACGAATATTTTGAAGTTTTGATAATTTCATTGATTTCGTCGATAGCTTTGCCATACCAAGATTTATCGGTAAAGTTATTGAACCAAGCATTATGATTTAGATACATTTTAGCCAATAGCATATTAACCGTTGCATCGTTGATTTGTCCCATGCCATTATCTTCTCCACACTTTCCTTTGATGTCATTCAGCTCAGTAATGATGAAGTCCCATGTTTCTTGAGGAGTTGCTTGCTCAGGTAGCCATCCGTCAGGGTGATCATAGGTTGTATCTAACGGGATGTTGCGAAATAAGTCAAATAACACATAATAATACAAGGCGCGATAACCTCTTAGTTGTGCCACAGCAGCTTCAGAAGTTTGTACCGACTTATTTGCTAATAACTTGTTACAGGCATTAATTCCGGAATATGCATAATTCCATTCAGTCCATATATGACCTATTTGAGAGTGAAAATCATGTTTATGCATGGAAACATATAGGTCGCCCCATCCAATTCCTATGCGATAAGGGGTACACCAAAGGTCAGATGATTCGCCTTGAATATCACAGTATCCGTTCCATCCCCAGTATAGATTACGTAAGTTACTGTATACAGGGGCAAACATACTGGCGGCATCTTTCTCCGAAAATTCATATTTTTCAGATGCGATAGTATCATAGATTGTTTCATTCAAATCAGTGCAGCTATTAAACGAAAATAGCGATGCTCCTAAAGTGAATGTTAATATGGCTTTATATATTTGAGTTTTCATATGATTATAGTTTTAGAATGTTACGTTAACACCAAAGGTAAATGAACGAATTACAGGATATTTGTCACGGCGGTCGATACCTGCATATGTTGCATTTCCGTTAGATAATTCAGGGTCGAGGCCATCATAACCTGTTATGCAAAATAAATTATCACCTGACAGATAAGCGCGTACTCCTTTTACATACTTATTCTCTTTTAAAGGAATTGTATACCCTAAGGTCATATTAGTCACTTTCAAGAAATCACCTCTCTCTAAATAATAGCTTACAATGGTTTGTTTCTGGGCAGACGATAGAGTGTATTGTCCTCCGTATGGTGCTTTTTGTACTGATTGGAGGCGATTATAGGCTATTGAATTGTTTTCGTAAAAGGTTCTTGGCTCATTTAAAATTTTAAATCCCAGTTGACTGGTCATCTGAATACTCAAATCAAAATTTTTGTAACGGAATGTATTGCTCCATCCTAAGTAAACTTTGGGAAGTCCTGTGCCTAAGTATTGGCGATATTGATCATTATTCAACATATTATCGGTGAACTCTTCTGCTTCTCCTGTTGTTGGGTTCTCAATTAACCATAACCCGTTCTCTGATACTCCTACTGATTTTAGTCCAAAGTAATGTCCAACAGCTTTTCCTACTTCCAAGCGATGAGTTGAAATACTAATCGGTTCGCCTAAGCCACCTGCATCATGTTCGTTTGCTGTTTCATACAGATCATTTGATAAACTTAGTAGTTTATTGGCATTATGTGATGCGGTTAGAGTTGTTTTCCATTCAAAGTTCTTTGTGCGTACAGGAGTGGCATTGATTGCAATTTCGATACCTGAATTGCGCATTTTTCCGACATTCGCTAACGTTTGAGAATATAAGTTTGGAGGTGTAGGTACGTCAAACCACCATAACATATCGGATGTTTTTTTAGTGTAAACGTCAATAGAAGCGCTTAAACGTTCATCAAGTACCGTTAAGTCCAAACCAACATTGTATTCTGTAGATTTTTCCCATTTCAAATCTCGATTTGGGTTAGAGGCTACAACTAATCCGGGTTTCCATTCTCCATTCTCAT
This is a stretch of genomic DNA from uncultured Bacteroides sp.. It encodes these proteins:
- a CDS encoding DUF4859 domain-containing protein: MKKSIIYALIGCLFSPFIACTDSIEDATSKHVYSENENPYLKINSNATITNEIEFPVGHFETQTIKLTDYAEKFQENMGMTVEQVISGLKNGSVVFYNITPSKNSWNKTSMTKGTTGWYYNSAGGICQENDPSLLVSLDINTENKTLNINAYETATVGSLASLNVGFAINGNNYDEYVRFTFNISITDPSIILTNISIPDGDYASFGIDFNQYAETIQTCMGLSVADFLANLDYNGDTGEATNGVIHMYVVDPVSAAWDTTSSYTAESPGYWMDNQGAVCNWGGNNFAFYANTKNGDEMLYVGRAPGLAAGSKYTISIGYRNTENENNFFRFIITATLE
- a CDS encoding DUF4859 domain-containing protein encodes the protein MKKNVIIYFAVCLLVSLISCSKEASFKEGSETEVENPTDIKGKEVYIPKELINNDFTKSTSTWCWERSKSSTNWIVFWEKGFGTDPSSINETNMRVDIEDLLKKAELFYDENVNKLKFVIPGQSNTDKYRMMIFLKYQTEWLATGSGYDDVIGALWVNPSTCQPVGSTIAHEVGHCFQYQVYCDNKTGNPGYRYGFGNNGEGGNGFWEQCAQWQAYKLYPEEQFSSYYFNQYLGNHYKHILHEAPRYSNYFIHDYWCSKHGIDFIGKLWRMAQKPEDPIETYKRITGINQSEFNNEIFDAARKLVNWDIDNIREYGKNYRGRSQCELIATNDGYFAIAPTQCIENYGYNVISLNSPSEASAITASFEGIAGSTGYRSKNLDKAGWRYGFVACLKDGSCVYSDIFSSKTGTAVFNSPANVDKLYFVVSGAPTSHWRHAWDDDDSNDEQWPYKVKFSGTSVYGQVIIDPSAEPQDITLTYNITFPVSATEYSGKTVEIDANKLCNALALTKQELNNAFNKNIIFNGINSDGSLSQQSTANAPGHWFDTKGDICSWGNSAMVFSEFNLSTLSFKIGQYPGHCKQGEQYSIKQALVYTPTGKESVKATFIFNITIQ
- a CDS encoding RagB/SusD family nutrient uptake outer membrane protein; this encodes MKTQIYKAILTFTLGASLFSFNSCTDLNETIYDTIASEKYEFSEKDAASMFAPVYSNLRNLYWGWNGYCDIQGESSDLWCTPYRIGIGWGDLYVSMHKHDFHSQIGHIWTEWNYAYSGINACNKLLANKSVQTSEAAVAQLRGYRALYYYVLFDLFRNIPLDTTYDHPDGWLPEQATPQETWDFIITELNDIKGKCGEDNGMGQINDATVNMLLAKMYLNHNAWFNNFTDKSWYGKAIDEINEIIKTSKYSLAANYSDCFKEDISKCTEIIFGIPFAEKYASGNYYANKWIHTAGRAVWNFNGWATGGSTVLPQFLNTYDEEDSRYTSCWTLGQQYDQSGAAIMVDSEPLIYTKEIHSIDNPGCYPFEGGRLIKYEILSGDFGTSYDDIPFFRLADAYMIKAECLLRLGGYKGETEQDAANLVTQVRQRAFKNNPSKAKRTVEELKGGSVYTYGYRENQGKMGETDKWEIKEEGGQDIELGGLLDDLAWEFVAEHHRRQDLVRFRIKNKNQNVYNGKSWFCKKAKTDITDNHCDIFPIPKAFMDGNMKLIQNPGYGASAQ